One segment of Candidatus Nitrospira nitrificans DNA contains the following:
- a CDS encoding recombinase family protein — MNHTKKRAALYARVSTDGQTVENQLQDLEAVALREGWEIVERFVDKGISGAKGREGRPAFDRLCKGVVRGEFDLVASWSVDRLGRSLQDLVGFLNELQAKKVNLFLHKQGLDTGTPTGRLLFQMLGMFSEFERSMIVERVKAGLKRAKAQGKVLGRPRIAPAVESQILALRKAKRLGMRAIARALGVGNCTVQRVLKEAGGF, encoded by the coding sequence ATGAACCACACGAAGAAAAGGGCTGCACTATACGCACGAGTCAGTACGGACGGGCAGACGGTCGAGAACCAGTTACAGGACCTGGAAGCCGTGGCGCTTAGGGAAGGCTGGGAGATCGTCGAGCGGTTCGTTGATAAGGGTATCTCAGGCGCGAAAGGCCGGGAAGGACGGCCTGCCTTTGATCGACTGTGTAAGGGCGTTGTCCGTGGTGAGTTTGATCTTGTGGCTAGCTGGTCCGTGGATCGCTTGGGCCGAAGCCTGCAAGACCTTGTGGGCTTTCTCAATGAGCTTCAGGCGAAGAAGGTCAACCTCTTCTTACACAAGCAGGGGCTAGACACCGGGACACCAACCGGGAGGTTGCTGTTTCAGATGCTGGGGATGTTCTCAGAGTTTGAACGGTCAATGATAGTCGAACGAGTGAAGGCGGGTCTGAAGAGAGCGAAGGCACAGGGGAAGGTCCTGGGCAGGCCCCGCATAGCCCCCGCTGTTGAATCTCAGATTCTCGCCCTGAGGAAGGCCAAGCGTTTAGGTATGCGGGCAATCGCCAGGGCGTTAGGTGTGGGGAATTGCACGGTTCAGCGAGTGCTCAAGGAAGCTGGTGGGTTTTAA
- a CDS encoding DUF7014 domain-containing protein, which yields MEPFSLRHLKSLQTQVFKVSMRDPLRSRLWQTIEKYNRWYSCHKDPSDNWETNTSHIAETEQRLARLLGMPELTSRASAKAVGIKGYFLHGYPSCALDVIEQFVQELTLDEALAFHIEVNDATVAFDCPWWLSNGRFFKIDDAFFQVEIVQKAEDFLCERGFEGAHNEFREAREDLTDGKTKDVIVKAFKSFESALKTVGNTKTGNVSDLLTLFREAGFLDDIPVDKQQVVTTVLRSIALLRNELGGHGQGNSVVDVPRPYAVLAIHLAGSFNQFVLSQHLRKSNQATSQ from the coding sequence ATGGAACCTTTTTCTCTTCGCCACTTAAAAAGCCTTCAGACTCAAGTTTTCAAAGTGTCAATGAGAGATCCTCTCCGTTCTCGTCTGTGGCAAACAATTGAAAAGTACAACAGGTGGTATTCCTGTCACAAAGACCCATCTGATAACTGGGAGACAAACACAAGTCACATTGCCGAAACAGAACAAAGACTGGCGCGTCTGCTCGGCATGCCGGAATTAACATCACGCGCATCAGCGAAGGCAGTTGGAATCAAGGGGTACTTTCTGCACGGTTACCCATCGTGCGCCTTAGATGTTATCGAGCAGTTTGTTCAAGAGTTAACCCTAGACGAGGCATTGGCGTTCCACATTGAAGTGAACGATGCAACGGTGGCCTTTGATTGTCCGTGGTGGCTCTCTAACGGTCGGTTCTTTAAAATCGACGATGCATTTTTTCAGGTAGAGATTGTTCAGAAAGCCGAGGACTTCTTATGTGAGCGTGGATTTGAGGGTGCGCATAATGAGTTCCGCGAGGCTCGTGAGGATCTTACGGACGGGAAAACAAAAGATGTGATCGTTAAGGCGTTCAAGAGCTTCGAGAGTGCTTTAAAGACAGTGGGAAATACAAAAACTGGAAATGTCAGTGATCTGCTTACGCTATTCCGAGAAGCTGGATTCTTAGATGATATCCCCGTGGACAAACAGCAGGTGGTTACCACGGTACTTAGATCGATTGCTCTCCTACGTAATGAACTGGGTGGACACGGACAAGGCAATTCAGTTGTGGACGTGCCTCGGCCCTATGCTGTTCTGGCAATACATTTGGCTGGGTCGTTTAATCAGTTCGTTTTAAGTCAACACTTGCGAAAGTCTAATCAGGCAACCAGTCAATAA
- a CDS encoding efflux RND transporter periplasmic adaptor subunit, whose product MNVKSVIVMIGIVAVVVLIIFRLGNQSPSESSTTTPASDQPILVDIAPVTVGSITESIQAVGTLEAVASITVRPEIAGVIRRIHFQDGQVVERAAPLLELEQEELQSQVTQAAAEENMALVTYERLKRITDEQSAIVPAQQMDEARMAWHAAAANRRLYEARLKKTVIRASFSGTLGFRRVSIGDYVQPGQDLVNLEDLQNLHVDFKVAEVWLSRLHVGQPLIVTTEAFPNATFAGRVTAIDPRVDAVNRTVAVRAVIPNPAGTLRPGLFVTVRLTVGEDTHALLIPEEAEFLRQEKTMVFQVEERIARLKEVSLGVRERGMVQVRAGLKEGDQVVRTGTHKLRDGAPVSIKSSE is encoded by the coding sequence ATGAATGTCAAAAGCGTGATCGTGATGATTGGGATCGTTGCCGTGGTCGTCCTGATCATATTCCGATTGGGAAACCAATCACCCAGTGAGTCATCGACGACGACACCTGCGTCCGACCAGCCAATTTTGGTCGATATCGCCCCCGTCACCGTCGGGTCAATCACAGAATCAATCCAGGCCGTTGGGACGTTGGAGGCGGTCGCGTCGATCACCGTGAGACCCGAGATCGCCGGCGTCATTCGACGGATCCACTTCCAAGACGGACAGGTGGTTGAGCGCGCGGCTCCGTTGTTGGAACTGGAGCAAGAAGAACTCCAGTCACAAGTCACTCAGGCGGCGGCGGAGGAGAACATGGCGCTGGTGACCTATGAACGGTTGAAGCGGATTACGGATGAGCAGTCCGCTATCGTGCCGGCTCAACAGATGGATGAAGCCCGGATGGCGTGGCACGCGGCGGCGGCGAACCGTCGCCTCTACGAGGCTCGTCTGAAGAAAACCGTGATCCGTGCCTCGTTCAGCGGGACACTGGGGTTTCGCCGCGTTTCGATCGGAGACTACGTCCAGCCGGGGCAGGACCTCGTGAATCTGGAGGACTTGCAGAATCTCCATGTGGATTTCAAGGTGGCGGAGGTGTGGTTGAGCCGGCTGCATGTCGGTCAACCGTTGATTGTCACGACGGAGGCCTTTCCGAATGCCACGTTCGCGGGACGGGTCACGGCGATTGATCCGCGAGTCGATGCCGTCAATCGGACGGTGGCGGTTCGTGCGGTCATTCCGAATCCCGCCGGCACGCTCCGGCCTGGTCTCTTTGTCACCGTTCGGTTGACCGTGGGTGAGGATACTCACGCGCTTCTGATCCCGGAAGAGGCCGAGTTTCTGCGGCAGGAGAAGACCATGGTGTTTCAGGTTGAAGAACGGATCGCCCGATTGAAAGAAGTCTCGTTGGGCGTGCGTGAACGGGGCATGGTCCAGGTGCGCGCCGGATTGAAGGAAGGTGATCAGGTGGTCCGGACCGGAACCCACAAGCTGCGCGACGGCGCGCCGGTCTCGATCAAATCATCCGAGTAA
- a CDS encoding efflux RND transporter permease subunit, translating to MNLSETCIHRPVFAIVMTLLLMLFGFLSFLRLPVREYPDIKPPIVSVRTVYPGASASVVELDVTTPLEDVLSGIQGLRTMTSASREEVSSVTLEFELGRDLDGATNDVRDRVSQIRPVLPLGILEPHVEKAAAENTEVLWLAVSSDRYSELELSDLADRFIKAQLAMIPGVSSTYLDGERRYAMRIWLDPDRLAARRLTVEDVEDALRNQNASIPAGRIESNQMEFSVSLKGTLQTPKQFESLIMAYREGYPVRLEDVARVELAAEDTRKVVRFNGKSSLGISVSRQSKANTLAVVRAVREQLPSIAAGLPEGVDLTLAWDSSTPIERSLDEVYIALGLSLFLVVLVIFCFLGSARATLIPAVAIPASIIGTCTIMAMTGCSLNILTLLGLVLAVGLVVDDAIIVLENIHRRIVAGMPPVRAAIEGTNEIAFAVIATTISLVAVFVPIAFVTDIVGRLFTELAIAVASAVLLSGFVALTLTPMMSGRLLRQDSGVTRFRFAARLADDLSRQYRRGLGWVMNARVAVVIVAVGASLGSLSILNRLPSELAPLEDTGWFSGFLIAPQGATLRYTDTYAKELESLLRTVPEIAHTYTMVALGDRPTRVNRAESWVTLKDWKERATSQQEIVAGLNQKLGMLTGVKAYLLNPSSLGDWSEKSPVQFVLGGLDYQELQQAAETLVSRLAGHPGFVSPGMDAALDTPHLAVETHRDKSADLGVSVASIGRTLETLLSGRPVNTFMQNGRLYKVILKVDDRNRETPSAISQLYVRGNDGALVQLNNIVTVKEVPAPDVLNHFDRMRAVTVSAGLADGFTLGQALKYLDETAHDIVRPGMRTAYAGESKTFAESNRNLYLTFVLALAVIFLVLAAQFESFRHPWTILLTVPPALSGSLLSLAAIGGTLTIYSQIGLVILIGLVTKNAILIVEFANQLRERGMEVSEAIIEAAALRLRPILMTTCATILGALPLALATGAGAAGRRQIGVVLIGGLVVSTLVTLVLVPAGYMILSGAVKGSKTSDTKSL from the coding sequence ATGAATCTTTCCGAGACCTGTATTCATCGGCCGGTGTTTGCAATCGTCATGACGCTGCTGCTGATGCTGTTCGGATTCTTGAGTTTCCTGCGATTGCCCGTTCGCGAGTACCCCGACATCAAACCGCCGATCGTATCCGTCCGAACGGTGTACCCGGGAGCCAGCGCATCCGTCGTCGAGTTGGACGTGACCACTCCGCTTGAAGACGTGCTCAGCGGCATTCAGGGACTCAGGACGATGACCTCTGCCAGCCGCGAAGAAGTGTCGTCGGTCACGCTGGAATTTGAATTGGGACGCGACCTGGACGGCGCCACCAACGACGTCCGGGATCGTGTTTCCCAAATTCGCCCGGTGTTGCCGTTGGGGATTCTTGAACCTCATGTCGAAAAGGCCGCGGCGGAGAATACCGAAGTTCTATGGCTCGCGGTCTCCAGCGATCGCTATTCCGAACTGGAACTTTCCGACCTCGCTGATCGATTCATCAAAGCGCAGTTGGCCATGATCCCCGGCGTGTCATCGACCTATCTCGACGGGGAACGTCGCTATGCCATGCGGATTTGGCTGGACCCCGATCGCCTCGCGGCTCGTCGTCTGACGGTTGAGGACGTGGAAGACGCGCTCCGAAATCAGAATGCATCGATCCCGGCCGGCCGCATTGAAAGCAATCAGATGGAATTCAGCGTCTCGCTCAAAGGGACCTTGCAAACCCCGAAGCAATTCGAATCGCTGATCATGGCCTACCGAGAAGGATACCCTGTTCGCCTGGAAGATGTGGCGCGCGTGGAATTGGCCGCGGAGGATACCCGCAAGGTGGTGCGATTCAACGGCAAGTCATCACTGGGGATTTCCGTGTCTCGCCAATCCAAGGCGAACACCTTGGCCGTGGTGCGCGCCGTCAGAGAGCAACTTCCGTCCATTGCGGCCGGGTTGCCGGAGGGTGTGGACCTGACGCTGGCGTGGGACAGTTCGACGCCGATCGAACGGTCGCTGGATGAAGTGTATATCGCCTTGGGGCTGTCGCTGTTTCTCGTCGTGCTGGTGATCTTTTGCTTTCTGGGAAGCGCGCGGGCGACGCTCATACCGGCGGTTGCCATCCCGGCGTCGATCATCGGGACGTGCACGATCATGGCGATGACCGGGTGTTCGCTGAACATCTTGACCCTCCTGGGCCTTGTGCTCGCCGTTGGCCTCGTGGTGGATGACGCCATCATCGTCCTGGAGAATATTCATCGCCGGATCGTCGCAGGCATGCCGCCCGTGCGGGCCGCCATCGAGGGCACGAACGAAATTGCCTTTGCCGTCATCGCGACGACGATCTCGCTTGTGGCGGTGTTCGTTCCGATCGCCTTCGTGACGGATATCGTTGGTCGGCTGTTTACGGAATTGGCCATTGCGGTCGCGTCGGCGGTGCTGTTGTCTGGTTTCGTGGCATTGACCTTGACGCCGATGATGTCCGGACGCTTGCTCCGCCAGGACAGCGGGGTGACTCGGTTTCGATTTGCCGCGCGACTGGCGGACGATCTCAGCCGGCAGTATCGGCGCGGGCTGGGATGGGTCATGAACGCGCGAGTAGCCGTTGTGATCGTGGCGGTCGGAGCGAGCCTGGGGAGCCTGTCCATCTTGAACCGACTTCCGTCCGAACTCGCGCCGCTCGAGGACACGGGGTGGTTTTCCGGCTTCCTCATCGCGCCGCAAGGCGCCACCCTTCGATATACCGATACCTACGCCAAAGAGTTGGAATCGTTGCTCCGGACGGTCCCTGAGATTGCCCATACCTATACGATGGTGGCCCTCGGTGATCGTCCGACGAGGGTCAACCGTGCCGAGAGTTGGGTGACGTTGAAGGATTGGAAGGAGCGCGCGACAAGTCAGCAGGAAATCGTCGCGGGCTTGAATCAAAAACTCGGCATGTTGACGGGGGTGAAAGCCTATCTCCTCAATCCGTCCTCCCTCGGAGACTGGTCGGAGAAATCGCCGGTGCAGTTTGTTCTCGGAGGATTGGACTATCAGGAGTTGCAACAGGCTGCCGAGACCCTGGTCTCACGGCTGGCCGGCCATCCGGGGTTTGTGTCGCCGGGAATGGATGCCGCGTTGGATACGCCGCATCTGGCGGTGGAAACGCATCGCGACAAGAGCGCCGATCTCGGTGTGTCGGTTGCCTCCATCGGACGGACGCTGGAGACCTTGCTCAGCGGAAGGCCGGTGAACACGTTTATGCAGAACGGCCGTCTGTACAAAGTGATCCTGAAAGTCGACGATCGGAATCGCGAAACGCCCTCGGCCATCAGCCAGCTCTATGTGCGGGGGAATGACGGCGCATTGGTGCAGCTCAACAATATCGTGACGGTGAAGGAAGTGCCCGCGCCGGACGTGTTGAACCATTTTGATCGCATGCGCGCCGTCACGGTCAGCGCGGGATTGGCCGACGGCTTCACGCTGGGGCAAGCCCTGAAGTATCTGGATGAAACGGCCCACGACATTGTCAGGCCCGGTATGCGGACGGCCTATGCCGGAGAATCCAAGACCTTCGCGGAAAGCAATCGAAACCTCTATCTGACCTTCGTGCTGGCGCTGGCGGTCATCTTCTTAGTGCTCGCGGCGCAATTCGAGAGTTTCCGGCATCCTTGGACGATTTTGCTCACAGTGCCGCCGGCCCTGTCGGGATCGTTGCTCTCATTAGCCGCGATCGGCGGAACCCTCACCATTTATAGTCAGATCGGTCTGGTGATCCTGATCGGGCTCGTGACCAAGAACGCCATCCTGATCGTGGAATTCGCCAATCAGCTTCGTGAACGGGGGATGGAGGTGTCCGAGGCGATCATCGAAGCAGCGGCGTTACGGCTTCGTCCGATCTTGATGACGACCTGCGCGACGATCCTCGGAGCCTTGCCGCTCGCGCTGGCCACCGGCGCGGGAGCAGCGGGGCGCCGTCAGATCGGCGTCGTGCTCATAGGAGGTCTGGTGGTGTCCACCCTCGTGACGCTCGTCCTGGTTCCAGCCGGTTATATGATCCTCTCCGGAGCCGTGAAGGGGTCTAAGACCTCGGATACGAAGAGCCTATAG
- a CDS encoding TolC family protein, with product MNCKWWTHVRVLAIGIAGSMSMFSPSLSWSLDITQPAPVERHETVSLADAAVRALQNNLDISLSRHTKESRLSDIVIEQAKFDPTVSLNGRYLRTVDPLNRPVFGATGFQLNQITTFDQRTHAVSVDASTNLVTGGNIDVNYSPARNNVNQDLADGFLFNPAWTGGLSFTVTQPLLKNAGIGVNTTFIKIAQNNAVVEQHIFRDRVLTVIASVEQNYWELVYAKENVKVAQAALKAAEELLATNRIKAKGGVMSVVDVLQAEAAVASRVEQVLVAEKVIRDEEDQLRTLLNPGEAELRQTVRLTPIDAPITYLETISLEEAIETAIEQRPEIVQAKKNIESSELNTQFARNQLLPTLSVQGTMGLSGLGSDYGGSFTRNFSGDFYNYGAGLLFSYPLGNRSALSTYNKRKLDAKNAEVALASVRHQIILGVREAVRRAQTDFKRIETTRSARILAEKQLQTEQERLKVGLSTTRFVLEFQRDLATAQGNELRAIVDYNKSLSNLARHTATTLDRYHLELS from the coding sequence ATGAATTGCAAATGGTGGACTCACGTCAGGGTCCTTGCCATCGGGATCGCCGGCTCGATGAGCATGTTCTCGCCATCGCTGAGTTGGAGCCTGGATATTACCCAACCGGCTCCTGTGGAACGTCATGAAACGGTGTCCCTGGCTGATGCAGCGGTTCGCGCCCTGCAGAACAATCTCGATATTAGTCTCAGCCGCCATACCAAAGAAAGTCGGTTGAGCGATATCGTCATCGAGCAAGCGAAGTTCGATCCCACCGTGAGCCTGAACGGTCGGTATCTCCGGACGGTCGATCCTCTCAATCGACCGGTGTTCGGGGCAACCGGGTTTCAGCTGAACCAGATCACGACCTTCGATCAGCGTACCCATGCCGTAAGCGTCGATGCCTCGACCAACCTTGTGACGGGCGGGAATATCGATGTGAATTACAGCCCTGCCAGAAACAACGTCAATCAAGATCTCGCGGATGGATTCTTGTTCAACCCTGCCTGGACCGGCGGCTTGTCGTTCACCGTGACCCAACCGCTGCTCAAGAACGCCGGGATCGGGGTCAACACCACCTTCATCAAGATCGCCCAAAACAACGCGGTCGTCGAGCAGCATATCTTTCGGGACCGTGTCTTGACCGTCATTGCCTCAGTCGAACAAAACTATTGGGAACTGGTGTATGCGAAAGAAAATGTGAAGGTCGCCCAGGCGGCATTAAAAGCGGCCGAGGAACTGTTGGCGACCAATCGCATCAAGGCCAAAGGCGGCGTGATGTCGGTCGTCGATGTGCTCCAAGCCGAGGCCGCCGTCGCGTCCAGAGTGGAGCAGGTCTTGGTAGCTGAGAAAGTCATCCGCGACGAGGAAGATCAACTGCGGACGCTTTTGAATCCCGGCGAAGCCGAGCTGCGGCAAACCGTGCGGCTCACGCCCATTGACGCCCCCATCACGTATCTCGAAACCATCAGCCTCGAAGAAGCCATCGAGACCGCGATCGAACAGCGTCCGGAAATCGTGCAGGCCAAGAAGAATATCGAGTCCAGCGAATTGAACACGCAATTTGCGCGCAACCAGTTGCTTCCCACGCTCTCCGTCCAGGGGACGATGGGTCTTTCAGGACTGGGCAGCGACTATGGAGGCTCGTTCACCAGAAATTTCAGCGGCGATTTCTATAACTACGGCGCGGGGCTGCTGTTCAGCTACCCGCTCGGCAACCGCTCCGCCCTCAGCACGTACAACAAACGCAAATTGGATGCGAAGAACGCCGAGGTCGCCCTTGCGAGTGTCCGCCATCAGATTATTCTCGGTGTTCGCGAAGCCGTGCGCCGCGCGCAGACGGACTTCAAACGTATCGAGACCACCCGTTCAGCCCGTATCCTTGCCGAGAAGCAGCTGCAAACCGAGCAGGAACGACTCAAGGTAGGACTCAGCACCACTCGCTTTGTCCTCGAATTTCAACGCGATCTCGCAACCGCGCAGGGAAACGAGTTGCGGGCCATCGTGGACTACAACAAGTCCCTCTCCAATCTCGCGCGGCATACCGCGACGACGCTAGACCGCTATCATCTTGAACTCTCATAG
- the exbB gene encoding TonB-system energizer ExbB, which translates to MNILTQLIDYGIIGLLVVLSLWALAVAVERWLYYRRVNLNQFENIQSMEIALTKGLVVIGTVAANAPYIGLLGTVLGIMLTFHTMGTSGTMAVGTIMVGLSLALKATAIGLLVAIPCVVLNNILRRRVTELLTLYKVQHGA; encoded by the coding sequence ATGAACATTCTGACACAACTGATCGATTACGGAATTATCGGGCTGTTGGTCGTGCTCAGCCTGTGGGCATTGGCCGTGGCGGTGGAACGGTGGCTCTATTATCGGCGCGTGAACTTGAATCAGTTCGAGAACATTCAGAGCATGGAAATAGCCTTGACGAAAGGGCTGGTCGTGATCGGAACGGTGGCGGCCAATGCGCCCTACATCGGGCTCTTGGGAACGGTGTTGGGGATCATGTTGACCTTCCACACGATGGGCACCTCGGGCACCATGGCGGTCGGCACGATCATGGTCGGGCTCAGTCTAGCGCTCAAAGCCACGGCCATCGGGTTATTGGTCGCGATCCCATGTGTCGTGCTGAATAACATCCTTCGACGGCGCGTCACCGAGCTCCTCACGCTGTACAAGGTGCAGCATGGAGCGTGA
- a CDS encoding biopolymer transporter ExbD: MERELNQINVIPLVDVMLVLLVIVLTTATFISAGQVPVELAKAKEVNDHKDVPLMITLTADGRLFVNDQPVSADGLTAMLNGHPRESIVVLRADRVTILERFVGVVDEVKGLGFRQVSLEVLRS, translated from the coding sequence ATGGAGCGTGAGCTGAATCAAATCAATGTCATTCCTCTCGTGGATGTGATGTTGGTCCTTTTAGTGATTGTCTTGACCACAGCCACGTTCATTTCGGCCGGCCAGGTCCCCGTGGAATTGGCGAAGGCCAAGGAAGTGAACGACCACAAGGACGTGCCGCTGATGATCACCCTGACGGCCGACGGTCGGCTGTTCGTCAATGACCAACCGGTTTCGGCGGATGGTCTGACGGCGATGCTGAACGGGCACCCGCGCGAGTCGATCGTCGTCCTCCGGGCTGATCGCGTCACGATCTTGGAGCGGTTTGTGGGAGTGGTCGATGAAGTCAAGGGCCTCGGATTTCGACAGGTCAGTTTGGAGGTCCTTCGATCATGA
- a CDS encoding energy transducer TonB, with amino-acid sequence MTALEFDRIGASTVPEQARGWMASVMLHLLGLAAATLVMAEIQPPVQRELFQWDVSMVDSPTQSESQPTEQAIQPPPSPVKPKPPIKTTKTTAKPLAQHTPPPTPYEATVPIETTQVIKDVVENVEPVTESPAVEASESRVVTAQVVMASESPTIEQRVESTEAAVEQRIIQQKLVHYRRTQADYGWLGDMVRKRIEELKRYPTLARENHWEGRVVVQAVIKADGTVGDLTVAESSGHALLDQDALVVMRKASPLTLKYQLEKSQITILIPISYRLEG; translated from the coding sequence ATGACCGCGCTCGAATTCGATCGTATCGGCGCGAGCACGGTCCCCGAACAGGCGCGGGGATGGATGGCGTCCGTCATGCTGCACCTCCTGGGTCTCGCCGCCGCGACGCTTGTGATGGCGGAGATTCAGCCGCCGGTTCAGCGAGAGTTGTTTCAGTGGGATGTCTCGATGGTTGACTCGCCGACTCAATCTGAATCGCAGCCGACCGAACAAGCGATCCAGCCTCCTCCTTCACCCGTTAAACCGAAGCCTCCCATTAAAACGACTAAAACGACCGCTAAGCCGCTTGCTCAACACACTCCGCCGCCGACTCCCTACGAGGCAACGGTTCCGATAGAAACGACGCAGGTCATCAAGGACGTGGTTGAAAACGTCGAGCCGGTGACGGAGTCTCCCGCAGTGGAAGCGTCGGAGAGCCGAGTGGTCACCGCTCAGGTCGTCATGGCATCCGAGTCGCCGACTATCGAACAGCGCGTCGAGTCGACGGAAGCGGCGGTAGAACAACGCATCATCCAACAGAAGCTCGTGCACTATCGTAGGACTCAGGCGGACTACGGCTGGCTGGGCGACATGGTTCGGAAACGCATCGAAGAATTGAAACGCTATCCGACGCTCGCGCGCGAGAACCACTGGGAGGGCAGAGTCGTCGTCCAAGCGGTCATTAAGGCGGACGGTACGGTCGGGGATCTCACTGTCGCTGAAAGCTCTGGTCATGCATTGCTCGATCAGGACGCGTTGGTGGTCATGAGGAAAGCCTCCCCGTTGACGCTCAAATATCAATTGGAAAAGTCGCAGATTACCATTCTGATTCCGATCAGCTATCGCTTGGAAGGGTAG
- a CDS encoding adenylyl-sulfate kinase produces MSVRAEYSFCKNEAISSRLGFTVWLTGLPGAGKTTLARLLTTTLRQQDLSVDYWTGASCGEPSPRISASHAPTAWRRRSV; encoded by the coding sequence GTGTCGGTCCGAGCTGAGTACTCGTTCTGCAAGAATGAAGCCATTTCGTCAAGACTTGGTTTCACCGTCTGGCTCACCGGCTTGCCGGGGGCGGGCAAGACGACCTTGGCGCGATTGCTGACGACGACGCTTCGACAACAGGATCTATCGGTCGATTACTGGACGGGGGCGAGCTGCGGCGAACCCTCACCAAGGATCTCGGCTTCTCACGCACCGACGGCGTGGCGCCGACGCAGTGTGTAG
- a CDS encoding PepSY-associated TM helix domain-containing protein: MITDQFRSVITQPDLMDPLESPEPLSWLSAKRRRFRLRKFWLTLHLYLGLFGGGLFVLMSLTGSFLVFYKAIDEWLNPVLMTPSGAGPHRPLSEIVAAAKSAGPSGGWLDSVEWPLHRHGVFLAWHRAQEAGADESRWIQVTVDPYTAAVLTKDREWGGYLVSFIYNLHASLLMDDVGATIVGFVAIFLLISISTGLYLWWPRPGRLGQALTYRSSGSPVRRHYEWHKLSGFYSAIILGMLAFTGVYLEFSNYVIPIVRLFSQVQEVPKEEEIQSVPIAGAPSLPVEQAIALARQIFPEGELRYLGLPHEDRDVYHVALYQPSEVRTSGGESQVWLDQYSGAVLRVQDSRRFTGGETFLAWLFPLHNGEAFGLTGRWIVFITGFVPLLLYVTAVRMWWLKRQAHRRQKQSSAS, translated from the coding sequence ATGATTACCGACCAGTTCAGGTCTGTCATCACGCAGCCGGACTTGATGGATCCGCTGGAATCCCCTGAGCCGCTCTCATGGCTATCGGCGAAGCGCCGTCGTTTCAGATTGAGAAAATTCTGGCTCACGCTCCATTTGTATCTCGGATTGTTCGGGGGCGGGCTCTTCGTATTGATGAGTCTTACCGGCAGCTTCCTGGTTTTCTATAAGGCGATCGACGAATGGTTGAATCCGGTGCTCATGACGCCGAGCGGCGCCGGACCCCATCGACCGTTGAGCGAAATCGTCGCGGCGGCCAAGTCGGCCGGCCCTTCCGGCGGTTGGCTGGACAGCGTCGAATGGCCGTTACATCGCCACGGTGTCTTTCTTGCCTGGCACAGGGCTCAGGAGGCCGGCGCCGACGAGAGCCGGTGGATTCAAGTGACCGTCGATCCGTATACGGCAGCCGTGCTGACCAAAGACCGCGAATGGGGCGGGTACTTGGTTTCGTTCATATACAATCTGCACGCCTCGCTCCTGATGGACGATGTCGGCGCGACAATCGTAGGGTTTGTCGCCATCTTCCTGCTCATCTCGATCAGTACGGGTCTGTACCTCTGGTGGCCGCGTCCAGGGAGGCTCGGTCAGGCGCTGACCTATAGGTCCAGCGGAAGCCCCGTTCGTCGGCACTACGAGTGGCACAAACTCAGCGGGTTTTATAGCGCGATCATTCTGGGGATGCTGGCCTTTACCGGCGTCTACCTGGAGTTCAGCAACTATGTTATCCCGATCGTTCGTCTCTTTTCCCAGGTCCAGGAGGTTCCCAAGGAAGAAGAGATTCAATCCGTTCCAATTGCCGGGGCTCCGTCATTGCCTGTCGAGCAGGCCATCGCGCTCGCGAGGCAGATATTCCCCGAGGGAGAGTTGCGGTACCTGGGGTTGCCTCACGAAGACCGCGATGTCTATCACGTTGCGCTGTATCAGCCGAGCGAGGTGCGGACATCGGGGGGCGAAAGTCAGGTGTGGTTGGATCAATACAGCGGCGCAGTGCTTCGCGTGCAAGATTCTCGTCGCTTCACCGGAGGAGAGACTTTTCTGGCCTGGCTGTTCCCTTTACATAACGGTGAAGCGTTCGGCCTCACCGGCCGATGGATCGTGTTTATTACGGGATTCGTTCCCCTCTTGTTATACGTCACGGCGGTCCGCATGTGGTGGTTGAAGCGGCAAGCGCATCGGCGACAGAAACAATCAAGCGCCTCATGA